From one Streptomyces sp. R41 genomic stretch:
- a CDS encoding DUF6112 family protein gives MQHAQFLAYNPGITPKEGGLPGLNVLKNVVSSINLFGIVAVVGALAISAIVWAWGHHSGGHQAEANGKKGTVIAAGCALLLGAANGIVAFFSAMGTQVH, from the coding sequence ATGCAGCACGCCCAGTTCCTGGCGTACAACCCCGGCATCACGCCGAAGGAGGGCGGTCTCCCCGGCCTCAACGTGCTGAAGAACGTCGTCTCCTCGATCAACCTCTTCGGGATCGTCGCGGTGGTCGGCGCCCTGGCGATCTCGGCCATCGTCTGGGCCTGGGGTCACCACAGCGGCGGCCACCAGGCCGAGGCGAACGGGAAGAAGGGCACGGTCATCGCCGCCGGGTGCGCGCTGCTGCTCGGCGCGGCCAACGGCATCGTCGCGTTCTTCTCGGCGATGGGGACGCAGGTCCACTAA
- a CDS encoding C40 family peptidase translates to MKKVVAIAGAVALGPTLLIAPVAVAVAGSSSAQASCAADGAQTVDSAAVAKQVESILKGNGKKSVSVSGLDEPEKQIPNAETIQATGVAMKVPARGQIVALATALQESRLRNLDYGDRDSLGLFQQRPSQGWGTAAEVRDPVHASTKFYEGLLKVSGWQSMTIAQAAQEVQKSGYPEAYAKWEPLATALQKAIAKALGQSGSSGKDSDSGNEVEQTGSSATTECGTGEDGSSFGAIPAGSVPEGYKIPATAPKSVRTAIRWGLGQLGTPYQWGGSCSAPHGQDPMGRCDCSSLMQASYKAGGVSLSRTTYTQVREGKEVSVDALKPGDLLFTRGTAKVPEHVGMFIGQGLILQAPKTGDVVKISTLADWRADIVAARRVV, encoded by the coding sequence GTGAAGAAGGTCGTTGCCATAGCAGGGGCCGTGGCGCTCGGCCCGACGTTGTTGATCGCACCGGTCGCCGTCGCTGTGGCTGGTTCCAGCAGCGCCCAGGCCTCCTGTGCCGCGGACGGTGCACAAACGGTGGACAGCGCGGCGGTCGCGAAGCAGGTGGAGTCGATCCTCAAGGGGAACGGGAAGAAGTCCGTGTCCGTTTCGGGGCTGGACGAACCCGAGAAGCAGATACCGAACGCCGAGACGATCCAGGCCACCGGCGTCGCGATGAAGGTGCCGGCGAGGGGGCAGATCGTTGCCCTGGCCACGGCACTGCAGGAGTCACGACTGCGGAATCTGGATTACGGCGATCGGGATTCGCTCGGCCTCTTCCAGCAGCGTCCCAGCCAGGGCTGGGGTACGGCCGCGGAGGTTCGTGATCCGGTGCACGCCTCGACGAAGTTCTACGAGGGCCTGCTCAAGGTCTCGGGCTGGCAGTCGATGACCATCGCCCAGGCCGCGCAGGAAGTTCAGAAGAGCGGCTATCCCGAGGCGTACGCGAAGTGGGAGCCGCTGGCCACCGCTCTCCAGAAGGCCATCGCCAAGGCCCTTGGTCAAAGCGGGAGTTCCGGCAAGGACAGCGACTCGGGCAACGAGGTCGAGCAGACGGGCTCCTCGGCGACTACCGAATGCGGCACCGGCGAGGACGGCTCCTCGTTCGGCGCGATTCCCGCCGGGTCCGTTCCCGAGGGCTACAAGATCCCGGCGACTGCGCCCAAGTCGGTGCGTACAGCGATCCGTTGGGGCCTTGGCCAGCTCGGTACGCCGTATCAGTGGGGCGGCTCGTGTTCCGCTCCGCACGGCCAGGACCCGATGGGCCGGTGCGACTGCTCGTCGCTGATGCAGGCGTCGTACAAGGCCGGCGGTGTCTCGCTCTCCCGGACGACATACACGCAGGTCAGGGAGGGCAAGGAGGTCAGCGTCGATGCTCTCAAGCCGGGTGACCTCCTGTTCACCCGCGGCACCGCCAAGGTGCCGGAACACGTCGGGATGTTCATTGGCCAGGGGCTGATTCTGCAGGCCCCCAAAACCGGTGACGTGGTCAAGATCTCGACCCTCGCCGACTGGCGCGCAGACATCGTCGCCGCCCGCCGAGTCGTCTGA
- a CDS encoding site-specific DNA-methyltransferase encodes MPYTLYRGDALTALAGIPDNSVDAVITDPPYNSGGRTSSERTGRSARAKYTSADAEHDLANFPGENRDQRSYGFWLTLLLTESYRATVESGTALVFTDWRQLPTTTDALQAAGWTWRGIASWHKPVSRPQKGRLKQSCEYIVWGTKGSVDANRNPVYLPGLYTASQPRKGRVHITQKPVEVMQELVKICPPGGTVLDPFAGSGTTGVAALREGRQFIGVELSKHYADIAEERLHNALTQDDFELAGPEE; translated from the coding sequence ATGCCGTACACCCTGTACCGAGGCGACGCGCTGACCGCCCTCGCTGGCATCCCAGATAACAGCGTCGATGCCGTGATCACCGACCCGCCCTACAACAGCGGCGGCCGAACGAGCAGCGAGCGCACCGGCCGCTCCGCGCGCGCGAAGTACACCTCTGCCGACGCCGAGCACGACCTCGCCAACTTCCCCGGAGAGAACCGAGACCAGCGCTCGTACGGGTTCTGGCTCACCCTCCTGCTCACCGAGTCGTATCGCGCGACCGTCGAGTCCGGCACCGCGCTCGTCTTCACCGACTGGCGGCAGTTGCCGACGACGACGGACGCGCTCCAGGCCGCCGGGTGGACATGGCGGGGGATCGCGTCGTGGCACAAGCCGGTCTCCCGGCCGCAGAAGGGCCGGCTCAAGCAGTCGTGCGAGTACATCGTGTGGGGAACCAAGGGATCTGTGGACGCCAACCGCAACCCCGTCTACCTGCCCGGTCTCTACACGGCGAGCCAGCCCCGGAAGGGCCGCGTGCACATTACGCAGAAGCCGGTGGAGGTGATGCAGGAGCTGGTGAAGATCTGCCCGCCGGGCGGAACGGTCCTGGACCCCTTCGCTGGCTCTGGGACGACCGGCGTCGCAGCCCTGCGAGAAGGTCGCCAGTTCATAGGGGTCGAACTCTCCAAGCACTACGCCGACATCGCAGAGGAGCGTCTCCACAATGCTCTGACGCAGGACGACTTCGAGCTCGCCGGACCTGAGGAGTGA
- a CDS encoding DUF5655 domain-containing protein has translation MSDLKVFRVRGRQATEIPGASVGVERDLQTLIEANMEAMLGIRFLVTEYRTGRHRGRIDSLGLDESGTPVIVEYKRTRDQNVVNQALSYLSWLHDHHHEFESLVREKFGARAAEEIDWSNPRIVCIAGSFTHHDTVAIEMIGRRIDLVGYRVFDDVLTLQLVASVAGAALPSRRRAQNTPRPSGPGSAKSVQQYLDESPQGLQELYADLDEVLLSHSDVQKETQLHYIAYRRIKNVATVRVQPRNRVLVVNLKLDPDTVEMQDGFSRDIRGLGCLGIRDGIEVRIGSREDLDRAGGLIRQSIEAS, from the coding sequence GTGAGCGACCTGAAGGTCTTCAGGGTGAGGGGTAGGCAGGCTACCGAGATACCCGGAGCCTCCGTGGGCGTGGAACGCGATCTGCAGACTCTCATCGAGGCCAATATGGAAGCGATGCTCGGCATCCGCTTCCTGGTGACCGAGTACCGCACCGGTCGTCACCGGGGCCGCATCGACTCGCTGGGCCTGGATGAGAGCGGGACGCCTGTCATCGTGGAGTACAAGCGCACGCGCGACCAAAACGTCGTGAACCAGGCGCTCTCGTATCTGTCGTGGCTGCACGACCACCACCACGAGTTCGAGAGCCTGGTCAGGGAGAAGTTCGGCGCCAGGGCGGCCGAGGAGATCGACTGGAGTAATCCCCGAATCGTCTGCATCGCCGGGTCGTTCACGCACCACGACACTGTCGCCATCGAGATGATCGGCCGCCGGATCGACCTGGTGGGCTACCGCGTGTTCGACGACGTGCTCACGCTCCAGCTCGTAGCTTCGGTTGCCGGCGCTGCTCTCCCGTCGCGGAGGAGAGCCCAGAACACGCCTCGCCCCTCCGGGCCGGGCTCGGCAAAGTCGGTGCAGCAGTACCTCGACGAATCCCCGCAGGGCCTGCAGGAACTGTATGCGGACCTCGACGAGGTTCTCCTCTCGCACAGCGACGTGCAGAAGGAGACCCAGCTCCACTACATCGCGTACAGGCGGATCAAGAATGTCGCCACGGTGCGCGTTCAGCCTCGCAACCGAGTGCTCGTAGTCAATCTGAAGCTGGATCCCGACACGGTGGAGATGCAGGACGGCTTCTCGCGGGATATCCGCGGGTTGGGGTGCCTAGGCATCCGGGACGGCATCGAGGTACGGATTGGATCGCGTGAGGATCTCGATCGGGCGGGTGGTCTGATCCGGCAGAGCATCGAAGCCTCCTGA
- a CDS encoding TIGR02677 family protein — protein MLQRDDSGIAESFDLDSLTVGDRLRLFNFTQRDNHVAYLWVLRAMNVLRAVHQVQVHTDDVAKSLSELAAAHDEVPSATDLNLRAMLDNLAAEDEQVLYKVEDATRCGNLAAYRNRQSVYQFTEIGYRVYCAVEEVIGSRVQDANLSRLVFADILADFKALATANRQGDQDEVYRKLTRLDSVLEDMTQRAARFYLTLNDVVRTTDISPETFLRYKHALLAHMSEFTAELERYAPRLAEAVHEVEDTGVETLLERAAAADERPMMRPAVRLEDWRRRWMGLRQWFLADGTGGSRADQLQGATRTAISGVIALLRQVTESRRGGVSRTTQLRHLAAWAAAAPDEQAANALVAAAFDLRAVRHLSGAHDNDDQISPRSTWWEAPGVEISVSLFKHGKRPAQGGPQPVRRSRGAHARLREAQLAERAAERSAAETLLEHGPHDRVLNHAETRAVLKLLTRALEARTVVAGRLRSGTGSSDVLTLRLVPSERGSRVRTETGTLHLPGFALEIKPHGAMRRRLGSEAP, from the coding sequence GTGCTGCAGCGTGATGACTCGGGAATCGCAGAGTCGTTCGATTTAGATTCGTTGACGGTGGGCGACCGGCTCAGACTGTTCAACTTCACCCAGCGCGATAACCACGTCGCGTACCTGTGGGTGCTGCGGGCGATGAATGTGCTGCGGGCTGTGCACCAGGTTCAGGTCCACACCGATGACGTGGCGAAGTCCTTGAGTGAACTTGCGGCAGCGCACGACGAGGTGCCGAGTGCTACGGACCTGAACCTGCGGGCGATGCTCGACAACCTCGCGGCCGAGGATGAACAGGTCCTCTACAAGGTGGAGGATGCGACGCGGTGCGGCAATCTGGCCGCCTACCGCAATCGCCAGTCGGTGTACCAGTTCACGGAGATCGGCTACCGCGTCTACTGCGCGGTGGAAGAGGTCATCGGGTCGCGGGTCCAGGACGCAAACCTGTCGCGTCTGGTCTTCGCCGACATCCTGGCGGACTTCAAGGCCCTGGCCACCGCGAACCGGCAGGGTGACCAGGACGAGGTCTACCGCAAGCTCACCCGCCTCGACAGCGTGCTGGAGGACATGACCCAACGGGCAGCGCGCTTCTATTTGACGCTCAACGACGTAGTGCGTACGACGGACATCTCCCCCGAGACGTTCCTCCGGTACAAGCATGCACTGCTTGCCCACATGAGCGAGTTCACGGCCGAACTGGAACGCTATGCGCCCCGCCTGGCTGAGGCTGTGCATGAGGTGGAGGACACCGGGGTGGAGACGCTGCTGGAGCGGGCTGCCGCAGCGGACGAACGGCCCATGATGCGCCCGGCTGTACGGCTGGAGGACTGGCGGAGGCGCTGGATGGGGCTGCGGCAGTGGTTCTTGGCCGATGGCACGGGCGGGTCCAGGGCAGATCAGTTGCAGGGCGCCACCCGCACTGCGATCTCTGGGGTCATCGCCTTGCTGAGGCAGGTCACGGAGTCACGCAGAGGCGGCGTGAGCCGCACTACTCAGCTGCGGCATCTGGCAGCGTGGGCTGCCGCGGCACCGGATGAGCAAGCGGCGAACGCTCTGGTCGCCGCCGCTTTCGATCTGCGCGCCGTACGGCATCTTTCGGGCGCCCATGACAATGACGACCAGATCTCGCCGCGTTCGACGTGGTGGGAGGCGCCGGGTGTGGAGATCAGCGTCAGCCTCTTCAAGCACGGTAAGAGGCCGGCGCAGGGAGGTCCGCAGCCGGTGCGGAGGTCCCGGGGCGCGCACGCCCGCCTGCGCGAGGCGCAACTGGCAGAGCGGGCCGCGGAACGGAGCGCGGCGGAAACGCTCCTGGAGCACGGACCTCATGATCGAGTACTGAACCACGCGGAGACTCGCGCCGTGCTCAAGCTGCTGACCCGCGCCCTGGAGGCGCGAACGGTCGTCGCGGGACGTCTGCGCTCAGGCACCGGCAGCAGCGATGTGCTGACGCTGCGTCTCGTGCCCAGCGAACGCGGGAGTCGCGTGCGGACCGAAACTGGCACGCTGCACCTGCCCGGTTTCGCCCTGGAGATCAAGCCCCATGGTGCGATGCGTCGCCGTCTTGGATCGGAGGCGCCCTGA
- a CDS encoding DUF2398 family protein — translation MPAHRVAASVEPADLSSYQQAARLMLLHSVVTETYPRTKALASVLQWADELTKDFRDLFGYTLSTSARHARLLRRLDTFDESQAFLTVKSKKPFDRRRLAYLCLVLACLNRSRIEITLADLVKFLAPYANAIEYLGFDATAAGHKDAVVDVMDWLVDRGALRISDGSTEDWARDHDRGDALFDIDHDTCAALFKPNRPLQHLTSADGLLDTPTAGTGRDPRRRLAAQRARRMLIEHPVVYFAGIDPETAIALRQPTLAEDIARLTGLPVERRAEGIMLVDTTGRFTDKRFPGRGGAVNRTAGLILAKIADLQEDPDRSGSLQRLLPPDPREEHADLLSRIDMALPEAGTLEALAYDPQTDNGQGTHGPGAEADAGEQRAGLPFVEQGVLEQMITELYEEFGPSSFTNKWQGDPGGLLAEALSLLADLRLVHLVPGGILVCPAAARYRNITAVLPRPAYEGQFALDFPLEDTSR, via the coding sequence ATGCCTGCCCATCGCGTAGCCGCATCCGTGGAGCCCGCGGACCTCAGCTCGTACCAGCAGGCGGCCCGGCTCATGTTGTTGCACAGCGTGGTCACCGAGACCTACCCGCGGACCAAGGCGCTTGCGTCGGTCCTGCAGTGGGCCGACGAACTGACGAAGGACTTCCGGGACCTTTTCGGATACACGCTGTCCACGAGTGCCCGTCATGCTCGCCTGCTGCGGCGGCTGGATACCTTCGACGAGAGCCAGGCGTTTCTCACGGTGAAGAGTAAGAAGCCCTTCGACCGGCGGCGGCTCGCATACCTGTGTCTGGTCCTGGCGTGCTTGAACCGGTCGCGGATAGAGATCACCCTCGCCGATCTCGTCAAGTTCCTTGCTCCGTACGCCAACGCCATCGAGTATCTCGGCTTCGACGCGACGGCAGCGGGCCACAAGGACGCGGTCGTTGACGTGATGGACTGGCTGGTCGACCGAGGGGCGCTGCGGATTTCCGACGGTTCCACCGAGGACTGGGCCCGCGACCACGATCGTGGGGACGCGCTGTTCGACATCGACCACGACACCTGCGCAGCCCTCTTCAAGCCCAACAGGCCCTTGCAGCACCTGACGAGTGCCGACGGTCTGCTGGACACCCCGACCGCGGGCACCGGGCGGGACCCGCGTCGGCGTCTGGCTGCCCAGCGGGCCCGACGGATGCTCATCGAGCACCCGGTGGTCTACTTCGCCGGCATCGACCCGGAAACCGCGATCGCGCTGCGCCAGCCCACTCTGGCCGAGGACATCGCGCGTCTGACCGGTCTGCCCGTCGAGCGCCGGGCTGAGGGGATCATGCTTGTCGATACCACGGGGCGCTTCACCGACAAGCGTTTCCCGGGGCGAGGAGGAGCAGTCAACCGGACCGCCGGTCTGATACTGGCGAAGATCGCGGACCTGCAGGAGGACCCCGACCGTTCCGGCAGCCTGCAGCGCCTTCTCCCACCTGACCCGCGAGAAGAACACGCGGACCTGCTGAGTCGCATCGACATGGCCCTGCCCGAGGCCGGCACGCTCGAAGCCCTCGCCTATGACCCGCAGACAGACAACGGCCAAGGGACACACGGACCAGGAGCGGAAGCCGACGCAGGCGAACAGCGGGCGGGCCTGCCGTTCGTTGAGCAAGGTGTGCTGGAGCAGATGATCACCGAGCTGTACGAGGAGTTCGGTCCGTCCTCGTTCACCAACAAATGGCAGGGCGATCCCGGAGGGCTCCTGGCCGAGGCCCTCTCTCTGCTGGCAGACCTGCGCCTGGTGCACCTCGTCCCTGGGGGAATCCTGGTGTGCCCTGCCGCGGCGCGTTACCGCAATATCACCGCCGTGCTGCCTCGACCTGCGTACGAAGGTCAGTTCGCCCTCGACTTCCCCCTTGAGGACACCTCTCGATGA
- a CDS encoding TIGR02680 family protein, whose amino-acid sequence MTLIPHPRNAEYPEARFKPTRAGVIGLWDYIDEEFVFADGRLVLRGHNGSGKTKALEVLFPLVLDGVLDARRLDPFSGEERTMKSNLLYKKQESAYGYVWMEFARTAPDGKVIEAVTAGIGMRVTKAMPSPARFYFVTDGRMGLDFGLLDDASRPLREKALAKLLGEDATYETAEAYRDAIDDRLFGLGRERYSQLINLLLQLRRPLLAKDLDPVKVSDTLTAGLRPVDEDLIKQAARDFENLAEIQALLNALAGADTAVQNFLREYTSYLQVHARDRVDQVKERTQATADECDKILQAAEERRTADGQLAEARQRRDTGERQCKEIGTRLATLRNHDAVTQQKDLDELRDRVRDESQGIKDSDRLLNGAWGHLATLKGEAGKVGDRCEKLNAAASRHTRDLLDAARRSGIVLEEDALNFDAAFPTHVVGYTTARETELEDVRHHLTAVEQAMEDQGREQKRVDIAAAELTETEQKSAAAADQLSQARAEAAQDLDQVIARWTGDGEAAVLCPADRAPLLAALAAAGEPAATPLPEVFRSLTDQRRTAALTRVETLKRQYDDISDALHKTRSERDRVAAEEDEAPPLSDLRPANREGRPGAPLWQLVRFADHISDDHAAAVEGALYAAGLLTAWLHPGSEATDQALRDKVADAYLRPLPVTQRPSGSTLADILVVEDQEHVSPEGVQAVLASIGVTDEAPTADRDIDTDSAPCITVGSHFSLGVQVGAHPKEQPEYIGATARAARRRERLSRLDGAITVVETQLTDAEGQRQDAQEVFDDFDRARCQLPSTQMIDEAARQVAVIAGNLAGARRRLEKARKDLDGAVARAHEKKRLLRQAATAARLPTTREELKGVAQAVTDFGAAGKELAVCREQIDEAEKDLAGRKEIIEGQAQTYAEEAEQLQTRKGAFAVLEERLRTRQETLEAPLREILQKIKVAEGQLAEAEKAHRRAVKDVEDQRDRLMKAKNTLEFVGDVLTTAVREQVRTTLTLEPYARPDLLGLLDTVVDTVWVPREVWPSAEETVRRLMDTLTAHDTSVTGIEAARSAVPTTVISLVDALDEATQGRRITESLLKTATTKISTAITTLEGALLGSDQGYLFEWEQAGDIILARVTDSEGPAPVADFGRRLAEQLADQRVLLEEKERTVLEDGLLTGLAEQIHSRTTAARDLVRNMDADTRARPMSSGTTVGIHWVVSDSLTDSQKAVSKLLEKDASGLAPASLAELRSHLRSQIRTKAAVDKKQSYQHVIAEVLDYRSWRKFELRLFRPGMSEEERKKGEVLTKAKHSVMSGGEKSASIHLPLFAAAHAQYSSAYPTCPRLIALDEAFAGIDEKYRPDLLALTAKFDLDLFMTGYDLWITYPDVPQISHYDMKHDEASHTVSAMLLVWDGEQILDDVGYPGSEDLAAELLNFRPSRHVPAHAGLLTDVPDEEPIDTGTEENEGE is encoded by the coding sequence ATGACGCTCATCCCGCATCCCCGCAATGCCGAGTATCCGGAGGCCCGATTCAAGCCCACGCGTGCGGGCGTGATCGGCCTGTGGGACTACATCGACGAGGAGTTCGTCTTCGCCGACGGTCGCCTGGTGCTGCGCGGGCACAACGGATCCGGCAAGACCAAGGCCCTGGAGGTGCTCTTCCCCCTCGTGCTGGACGGCGTCCTAGACGCGCGACGGCTGGATCCGTTCAGTGGCGAGGAACGGACCATGAAATCGAACCTGCTCTACAAGAAGCAGGAGTCCGCATACGGCTATGTATGGATGGAGTTCGCCCGCACTGCGCCTGACGGCAAGGTCATCGAGGCTGTTACCGCTGGCATCGGCATGCGAGTGACGAAAGCGATGCCCTCGCCGGCCCGCTTCTACTTCGTCACCGATGGCCGCATGGGCCTCGACTTTGGTCTCCTGGACGATGCCTCGCGGCCGCTGCGGGAAAAGGCACTGGCGAAATTGCTGGGCGAGGATGCCACGTACGAGACGGCAGAGGCATATCGCGATGCCATCGACGACCGGCTGTTCGGCCTTGGGCGAGAGCGCTACAGCCAACTGATCAACCTGCTGCTCCAGTTGCGGCGCCCTCTCCTGGCCAAGGACCTGGATCCGGTCAAGGTGTCTGACACCCTCACCGCGGGTCTGCGCCCCGTCGACGAAGACCTGATCAAGCAAGCCGCCCGGGACTTCGAGAACCTCGCAGAGATCCAGGCGCTCCTCAATGCCTTGGCCGGGGCCGACACAGCCGTACAGAACTTCCTGCGTGAGTACACCAGTTACCTGCAAGTCCACGCCCGAGACCGCGTAGACCAGGTCAAGGAGCGCACACAGGCCACGGCCGATGAGTGCGACAAGATCCTTCAGGCAGCGGAGGAACGGCGCACCGCCGACGGGCAACTGGCTGAGGCACGGCAACGCCGGGACACCGGTGAACGGCAGTGCAAAGAGATCGGCACACGTCTCGCCACCCTCAGGAATCATGACGCCGTTACGCAGCAGAAGGACCTCGACGAGCTACGTGACCGAGTGCGCGACGAGAGCCAGGGCATCAAAGACAGCGACCGCCTCCTCAACGGCGCTTGGGGGCACCTGGCCACTCTCAAGGGTGAGGCAGGGAAGGTCGGCGACCGGTGCGAGAAACTCAACGCAGCCGCATCACGGCACACCCGAGACCTCTTGGACGCGGCACGCCGCTCCGGCATCGTCCTCGAAGAGGACGCACTGAACTTCGATGCCGCGTTCCCGACGCACGTCGTCGGGTACACGACCGCGCGCGAAACCGAACTCGAGGATGTGCGCCACCATCTCACCGCAGTCGAGCAAGCTATGGAGGATCAGGGCCGCGAGCAAAAACGTGTGGATATCGCAGCTGCTGAACTCACGGAGACCGAGCAGAAGTCAGCTGCCGCCGCCGATCAGCTCAGCCAGGCGCGCGCAGAGGCCGCCCAGGATCTCGACCAAGTCATCGCTCGCTGGACCGGCGACGGCGAAGCCGCGGTTCTCTGCCCCGCCGACCGTGCACCCCTGCTCGCTGCTTTGGCCGCCGCAGGAGAGCCGGCAGCGACCCCGCTGCCTGAGGTCTTCCGCTCTCTCACTGATCAGCGCCGAACTGCAGCCCTCACCCGCGTCGAAACGCTCAAGAGGCAGTACGACGACATCTCGGACGCCCTGCACAAGACGCGAAGCGAGCGAGACAGGGTGGCGGCTGAAGAAGACGAGGCACCTCCGCTCAGCGACCTGCGACCCGCCAACAGAGAGGGAAGGCCAGGCGCTCCGCTGTGGCAGCTCGTACGGTTCGCCGATCACATTTCCGATGACCACGCTGCCGCGGTGGAAGGCGCCCTGTACGCGGCCGGGTTGCTCACCGCATGGCTGCACCCCGGCTCGGAGGCCACCGACCAGGCACTGCGCGATAAGGTGGCCGACGCTTATCTGCGTCCACTGCCCGTCACACAACGGCCCAGCGGGAGCACACTGGCCGACATCCTGGTTGTCGAAGACCAGGAACATGTGAGCCCCGAAGGTGTGCAAGCCGTCCTCGCTTCCATCGGTGTCACGGACGAAGCTCCGACAGCTGACAGAGACATCGACACGGATAGCGCCCCTTGCATCACCGTCGGGTCGCATTTCTCCCTGGGCGTTCAGGTCGGTGCCCATCCCAAGGAACAGCCGGAGTACATCGGAGCCACTGCACGGGCTGCACGCCGACGTGAGCGGCTGAGCCGCCTCGATGGGGCCATCACCGTGGTGGAGACCCAGCTCACAGATGCCGAGGGTCAACGGCAGGACGCCCAGGAGGTGTTCGACGACTTCGACCGCGCGCGCTGCCAGCTTCCCAGCACCCAGATGATCGACGAAGCGGCACGCCAGGTGGCGGTGATCGCCGGCAATCTCGCCGGGGCTCGCCGTCGCCTTGAGAAGGCTCGCAAAGACCTTGATGGTGCTGTTGCCCGTGCACACGAGAAGAAGCGGCTGTTGAGACAAGCTGCCACTGCCGCGCGGCTTCCTACGACCCGTGAGGAACTGAAAGGTGTAGCCCAGGCAGTCACCGATTTCGGCGCTGCCGGCAAGGAGCTTGCGGTATGCCGAGAACAGATTGATGAGGCCGAGAAGGACCTCGCGGGCCGCAAAGAGATTATCGAAGGGCAGGCGCAGACCTACGCCGAGGAGGCCGAGCAGCTGCAGACACGCAAGGGTGCTTTCGCCGTCCTGGAAGAGCGGCTACGTACGCGGCAAGAGACGCTTGAAGCACCGCTCCGGGAGATCCTCCAGAAGATCAAGGTGGCTGAGGGGCAGCTGGCGGAAGCAGAGAAGGCACACCGGCGGGCGGTGAAGGACGTCGAAGACCAGCGTGACCGGCTCATGAAGGCCAAGAACACTCTGGAGTTCGTCGGCGACGTCCTGACGACCGCCGTGCGTGAGCAGGTACGAACGACCCTCACCCTTGAGCCGTATGCCCGGCCGGACCTGCTCGGCCTCCTCGACACAGTGGTGGACACCGTTTGGGTACCGCGCGAAGTGTGGCCATCTGCCGAGGAGACCGTGCGGCGACTCATGGACACGCTGACTGCCCACGACACCTCGGTCACTGGCATCGAGGCAGCCCGCAGCGCCGTCCCTACGACCGTCATCTCCCTTGTCGACGCACTCGATGAAGCCACTCAGGGCCGCCGTATCACCGAGAGCCTCCTGAAGACCGCCACCACAAAGATTTCAACGGCCATCACCACGTTGGAAGGCGCCCTGCTCGGATCCGATCAGGGCTACCTCTTCGAGTGGGAGCAGGCCGGCGACATCATCCTGGCCCGGGTTACCGACAGCGAAGGCCCGGCGCCGGTGGCGGACTTCGGGCGCCGATTGGCCGAACAACTCGCCGACCAGCGGGTATTGCTGGAGGAGAAGGAACGCACCGTCCTTGAAGACGGCTTGCTGACCGGGCTCGCCGAGCAGATTCACAGCCGCACCACTGCGGCCCGCGATTTGGTCAGGAACATGGATGCCGACACCCGGGCCAGGCCCATGTCGTCCGGAACGACGGTCGGCATCCACTGGGTCGTCTCCGACAGCCTGACCGACTCCCAGAAGGCCGTCAGCAAACTGCTGGAGAAGGACGCGTCCGGACTCGCCCCCGCGAGCTTGGCCGAACTCCGCTCCCACCTGCGCAGCCAGATCCGCACCAAGGCCGCCGTAGACAAAAAGCAGAGCTACCAACACGTGATCGCCGAAGTCCTGGACTACCGATCCTGGCGCAAGTTCGAACTGCGGCTGTTCCGCCCGGGCATGAGTGAGGAGGAGAGGAAGAAAGGAGAAGTTCTCACCAAGGCCAAACACAGTGTGATGTCCGGCGGTGAGAAGTCCGCCTCCATCCACCTGCCACTCTTCGCCGCCGCCCACGCCCAGTACAGTTCCGCCTACCCCACCTGCCCACGCCTGATCGCCCTCGACGAGGCGTTCGCCGGCATCGACGAGAAGTACCGCCCCGACTTGCTCGCCCTCACGGCCAAGTTCGACCTCGACCTCTTCATGACCGGCTACGACCTGTGGATCACGTATCCCGACGTGCCGCAGATCTCGCACTACGACATGAAGCACGACGAGGCATCGCACACTGTCTCCGCCATGCTGCTGGTCTGGGATGGCGAACAGATCCTCGACGACGTCGGATACCCCGGATCCGAAGATCTGGCCGCCGAGCTGCTCAACTTCCGGCCAAGCCGCCACGTTCCGGCCCACGCGGGGTTGCTCACCGACGTGCCTGATGAAGAGCCCATAGACACCGGCACTGAGGAAAACGAGGGGGAGTAA